From a single Rutidosis leptorrhynchoides isolate AG116_Rl617_1_P2 chromosome 5, CSIRO_AGI_Rlap_v1, whole genome shotgun sequence genomic region:
- the LOC139848603 gene encoding uncharacterized protein produces MDLLQAIPHSRYLMMDLKNFVIKWDLSGLKIQEVSPPSSSEFVDFYCYIMKCLSLNIRGFGSGKDSKIGWFKNLCRVEKPDLVLLQETKLRTVDLNWVCGLWGNQQCNFIQKEMVGKLGGQLLIWDMDCLNVTNSFAFDICVGIRGVWIHSRPELNVANVYGPHDDASKQMFWDQLHNIISGCSNQAWNSMRFVTKVKDLIVNLLIVERECSTIFIERAELLDLPLGGRLFTRISDDGLKFSKLDRFLINDMFHNAWNSLAVVALDRGKSDHCPIILKDDNRNFGPKPIKVFDDWLDIEGVDQTVKEVWSDDAGGGNRLDCRLRNKLKKTKLALKTKGIKSLVTWKLKAEKGLINDEEREHWLCARKEWFQREKVKVSMLKQKSRVRWILEGDENTKYFHSLIKRGYCKNNIRGLTINGLWCENPHEIKEAAYYHFKNIFEERAGAKTSLVDLNYPILSCDEATKLEAPISEEEIAEALHDCVSSKAPGPDGFNMRGEFLKGCNASFVTLVPKESDSISLSDFRPISLIGSFYKIVTKLLSNRLRKVIPQLIGSEQSAFLKERYILDGILVANESIEYMKKVKEKGIIFKVDFEKAFDSLNWDFLMEVMASMGFRGKWPAEGLNILTKAAVDRGIFKGIKIGRDKVVMSHLQYADDTMFFGEWSKSNARNLINILKCFELASGLKVNFHKSCLYGVGVNAVEIENLASRMGCQAGKFQFIYLGLPIGAKMKKLNDWQPVIDKFKKRLSD; encoded by the exons ATGGACCTACTTCAAGCAATTCCTCATTCTCGGTATCTAATGATGGACTTAAAGAATTTTGTGATCAAGTGGGACTTAAGTGGGTTGAAAATCCAAGAAGTAAGTCCTCCTTCCTCTTCTGAGTTTGTCGATTTTTATTGTTATATCATGAAGTGTCTTTCTCTTAATATCCGGGGGTTCGGTAGTGGTAAAGATAGTAAAATTGGGTGGTTTAAGAACCTTTGCCGTGTTGAAAAACCTGACCTAGTTCTATTGCAAGAAACTAAGTTGCGTACTGTGGACCTAAATTGGGTTTGTGGGCTGTGGGGTAATCAACAATGTAACTTCATTCAGAAGGAAATGGTCGGGAAATTGGGAGGACAATTATTAATCTGGGATATGGATTGTCTTAATGTCACTAACTCTTTTGCTTTTGATATTTGTGTTGGCATTCGAGGGGTTTGGATACACTCGAGACCGGAACTCAATGTGGCTAACGTGTATGGACCGCATGATGATGCTAGTAAGCAAATGTTTTGGGATCAGTTACATAATATAATCTCAGGTTGTTCTAATCAAGCGTGGAACTCAATGAGGTTCGTGACGAAAGTGAAAGATTTAATTGTCAATTTATTGATAGTAGAGCGAGAATGTTCAACGATTTTCATCGAAAGGGCTGAGTTGTTGGATCTACCATTAGGTGGTAGATTGTTCACTCGAATCAGTGATGACGGCCTCAAATTTAGCAAGTTGGATCGGTTTCTTATCAATGATATGTTTCATAATGCTTGGAATAGTCTCGCGGTGGTTGCCCTTGATAGAGGTAAATCGGATCACTGTCCTATCATACTCAAGGATGATAATAGAAACTTCGGGCCTAAACCTATTAAGGTTTTCGATGATTGGCTTGATATCGAGGGGGTGGACCAAACTGTTAAAGAGGTGTGGTCTGATGATGCAGGGGGTGGGAATAGATTAGATTGTCGACTTAGAAATAAATTGAAGAAGACCAAACTTGCACTCAAAACAAAAGGTATCAAAAGTTTGGTAACTTGGAAG CTCAAAGCCGAAAAAGGGCTCATTAATGATGAGGAAAGGGAACATTGGTTATGTGCTAGAAAGGAATGGTTTCAAAGGGAGAAGGTAAAAGTAAGTATGCTAAAGCAAAAGTCGCGGGTTCGTTGGATTCTTGAGGGAGACGAAAATACAAAGTACTTTCACTCGTTGATTAAAAGAGGATATTGCAAGAATAATATTCGGGGTTTAACTATAAATGGGCTTTGGTGTGAAAATCCTCATGAAATTAAAGAAGCGGCGTACTATCATTTTAAAAACATCTTCGAAGAGCGTGCAGGGGCTAAAACTAGTCTAGTGGATCTTAACTATCCTATATTATCATGTGATGAGGCTACCAAGCTTGAAGCCCCTATTAGTGAGGAGGAAATTGCCGAAGCTTTACATGATTGTGTGAGTTCGAAAGCACCGGGACCCGATGGTTTCAATATGAG GGGTGAATTTTTAAAAGGGTGTAATGCTTCTTTCGTCACTTTAGTCCCTAAGGAAAGTGATTCCATCTCGCTTAGCGACTTCCGTCCCATTAGTCTCATTGGAAGTTTCTACAAGATTGTTACGAAGCTCCTTTCCAATAGGCTAAGAAAGGTTATCCCACAACTTATCGGTTCGGAACAAAGTGCTTTTTTGAAAGAGAGATACATACTAGATGGCATCCTTGTTGCAAATGAATCTATTGAATACATGAAAAAGGTCAAGGAAAAAGGTATTATTTTTAAGGTTGACTTTGAAAAGGCGTTTGATAGTTTGAATTGGGACTTTCTCATGGAAGTTATGGCTAGTATGGGATTCAGGGGTAAATGGC CCGCGGAGGGTCTTAATATTCTCACAAAGGCGGCAGTGGATCGGGGGATTTTTAAAGGCATTAAAATTGGAAGAGATAAAGTTGTTATGTCCCACCTCCAATACGCGGATGATACTATGTTTTTCGGTGAATGGTCCAAATCAAATGCTCGTAATCTTATCAACATCCTAAAGTGTTTTGAACTTGCCTCGGGGTTAAAGGTAAACTTTCATAAGAGTTGCCTCTATGGTGTGGGAGTTAATGCGGTGGAGATTGAAAATTTAGCTAGTCGTATGGGATGCCAAGCCGGTAAGTTCCAATTCATATACCTTGGCCTTCCCATTGGAGCTAAGATGAAGAAACTTAACGATTGGCAACCGGTGATTGATAAATTCAAAAAAAGATTATCGGATTGA